Proteins encoded within one genomic window of Dromaius novaehollandiae isolate bDroNov1 chromosome 7, bDroNov1.hap1, whole genome shotgun sequence:
- the PRLH gene encoding prolactin-releasing peptide yields MKIPFPDLIKAGGGEGSCRRSAPALAPAGLASDISAEARHKKGAGGRGLTRTGSRHAPRSRSRRGLGPHRAAFRRQRPAAGELPGMKAAAACLVCLLLACLALRAAEGRLQERSMELRNPDIDPSWYTGRGIRPVGRFGRRRAPGEGTPAAGDGWPGGCVPRRQHPAPPPQEEPTA; encoded by the exons ATGAAAATCCCTTTTCCTGATTTGATCAaagcgggcggcggggaggggagctgcCGGCGAAGCGCCCCGGCTCTGGCCCCGGCGGGGCTTGCCTCTGACATCAGCGCCGAAGCCCGGCATAAAaagggcgccgggggccgggggctcacACGGACGGGCAGCCGGCACGCGCCTCGCTCCCGCTCGCGCCGCG GCTTGGGACCGCACCGTGCTGCTTTCCGGCGCCAGCGCCCCGCCGCGGGAGAGCTGCCGGGGATGAAGGCGGCGGCCGCCTGCCtcgtgtgcctgctgctggcctgcctggccctgCGCGCCGCCGAGGGCCGCCTCCAGGAGCGCTCCATGGAACTCAGGA ACCCGGACATCGACCCCTCCTGGTACACGGGCCGCGGGATCAGGCCGGTGGGGCGGTTCGGGCGGCGGCGAGCCCCGGGCGAGGGCACCCCGGCGGCGGGCGACGGGTGGCCGGGGGGCTGCGTGCCGCGGCGCCAGCACCCCGCGCCGCCCCCACAAGAGGAGCCGACCGCCTGA